The DNA region GCCACCCTTCCCGCTTGAGTAATCGAGCTGCTGCAACCCCCGACTTCCCCAGACCAATGACACAAGCATTCGGCATGACAGATTAACATCCCCTCATTTTGCATTCTTTATAGTACCGCACTGCATCACAGCCAGATTTTACCAAGCAACCTACCCAACTCAACCCTGGGACAGAACGGCAAGCCCTTCCAGGAGAGGAAGAGTGCAAAGAATGGGGCGATTAACTTACAGCAATTTGAGGATTGACTTCCTGTTGAATTAAGATGGGCTATCAAACTTAGAGACCACTATGAAAGCTGCTGTCATTAATCAGTATGGGCCTCCCGGTGTATTGAGGTATGTGGATGTCGATCGCCCTTCGATCAAACCAAATCAAATGTTAGTTAAGGTACACGCCAGCAGTGTGAATCCGATCGACTGGAAGATTCGTCGGGGTATGTTGCAGTTTTTGACAGGCCGTTCTTTTCCCATCATTCTAGGATTTGATGTGTCGGGGGAAGTGGTGAAGGTCGGCGATCGCGTCACTCGCTTCAAACCCGGTGATTTGATCTATGCTCGGCTGGATCAGTTGGTCGGGGGAGCCTATGCCGAATATGCCGCCGTTTCGGAAAAAGTGGCTGCGCTCAAACCCGCGAACATGACCCACGCACAGGCCGCTGCTGTTCCTCTGGCTGGCCTCACTGCCCTGCAAGCACTCCGAGATGAAGGCAAGCTGGAAGTCGGACATCAGGTGCTGATTAATGGCGCATCTGGAGGAGTGGGCACCTTTGCGGTGCAACTGGCCAAAGTTCTGGGTGCGGGGGAAGTAACAGGCGTGTGCAGCCGCCCTAATTCGGATTTGGTAGCCAGCCTGGGGGCCGATCGCGTGATCGACTATACCCAGCAGGACTTCACCCAGGACTCCGTAAAGTACGATATTATTTTTGATGTGGTCGGCAATCGTTCCTTCCTGGATTGCAAAAAGGTGCTGCAACCCAAGGGCGTATACATTACCACTCAACCCTTCCCCACTGATTTTCTGCAAAGTTTCCTGACTTATTTATTGCCGGGACAGAAGTATCAGGTGATCTTGATGAAATCCAATCACGACGACCTGGCTTTCCTGGCGGAACAAATCGAGGAAGGCAAAATCCGCGCCGTCATCGATCGCACCTATCCCCTCTCTGAACTAGCCGCCGCCCACGCCTATAGCGAAGAGGGACACGCGATCGGCAAGATTGTGATTACGATGGACAGGGAATAGGGAGCTTTTGTCGCGAAATGTGTCGAATGTCAACATCTGCTCATAGGAGGGCAAAAGCCATCTAACCCAGTCGGCTGAAGGCTAAGCAGGATGGAGCTTACCCGTCTATTTAAAATCCCCTCGACAGGGATCAAGATCCGCTCTAGACTTGATTTCAAGCTGTAATGCAACATTCGATACAAAATTTAATGTCAAGTGATGAGGGACTGTTCTGTGCAACTCCAACATGTGGCTGTTCAACGGGCAACGGGTGCTTATGCACTGATGGATAGTTTGAAACGTCATGGGGTCAAACATATCTTTGGCTATCCTGGCGGAGCAATTCTGCCCATTTATGATGAACTTTACCGCTTTGAAGCAAGGGGAGAACTGCAACATATTCTAGTACGGCATGAGCAGGGAGCAGCTCACGCCGCAGATGGGTATGCCAGAGCCACAGGACAGGTGGGAGTCTGCTTTGGGACCTCTGGACCAGGAGCCACCAACTTGGTAACGGGAATTGCCACCGCGCACATGGACTCAATCCCAATGGTGGTAATCACTGGACAGGTTCCTCGTCACGCGATCGGCAGTGATGCCTTCCAGGAAACCGACATTTACGGAATCACGTTACCGATCGTCAAACATTCCTACGTCGTGCGCGATCCCAAAGACATGGCCCGGACGATCGCGGAAGCCTTTTACATCGCCAGCACCGGACGGCCTGGGCCAGTGCTGGTAGACATTCCCAAAGACGTGGGCGCAGAAGAGTTTGACTATGTGCCCGTAGAGCCTGGGTCTGTGAAGCTGCCGGGATATCGGCCTACCCTCAAAGGTCACCCCAACCAGATTGCCCATGCCCTGAAACTGATCCGGCAGGCGAAGCAACCGTTGCTCTATGTCGGTGGTGGGGCGATCGCGGCCAGTGCCCATGCAGAAGTTAAGCAACTGGCGGAATTGTTCAATTTACCGGTAACCACTACTCTGATGGGGATTGGTGCCTTCGACGAGCATCATCCTCTGTCAGTTGGAATGCTGGGAATGCACGGCACCGCCTACGCGAACTTTGCGGTCATGGAATGTGACCTGCTGATTGCGGTAGGTGCCCGGTTCGACGATCGCGTGACAGGTAAGCTGAACGAATTTGCACCCCACGCCAAGGTGATTCACATTGACATCGACCCTGCCGAAGTCGGCAAGAATCGTGCGCCCGATGTGCCGATCGTTGGGGATGTGCGCAATGTGCTAACGGATCTGTTGCGGCGCAGTCAGGAAGATGGCGATGTGCCAGATAGTGAGCGTAATCGAGCCTGGTTGAAGCGCATTGATCGCTGGCGGGAAGATTATCCGCTGGTCGTGCCTCACTATGCCGATAGCCTGTCTCCCCAGGAAGTCATTGTAGAAATCGGCAACCAGGCTCCCCATGCGATTTACACCACCGATGTGGGACAACACCAGATGTGGGCAGCCCAGTTCCTCAAAAATGGCCCCCGCCGCTGGATTTCCAGTGCCGGACTGGGAACGATGGGTTATGGGATGCCTGCTGCTATGGGGGCTAAGGTAGCTATTCCAGATCAAGATGTGATTTGTATCAGCGGAGATGCCAGCTTCCAGATGAACCTTCAGGAGTTGGGTACGCTGGCTCACTACGGCATCAAGGTCAAAGTCGTGATTATCAACAATGGCTGGCAGGGGATGGTACGCCAGTGGCAGGAAGCGTTTTATGGAGAACGCTATTCGGCTTCTAACATGGCTCCCAGTATGCCGGACTTTGTGAAGCTCTGTGAGGCGTATGGCCTGAAGGGACTCGTGGTGCGTTCCCGTGACGAGTTGAAAGGCGCGATCGCGGAAATGTTGGCTCACGATGGCCCGGTAGTGCTGGATGCCCACGTCAAGCGCGATGAAAACTGCTATCCAATGGTGCCTGCTGGTAAGAACAACTCACAAATGGTTGGCCTCCCAGAACACAAACGGTTAGAAAAGGTGGCCGAACTGATTTATTGCAGTAGCTGCGGTGCGAAGAATATTTCCACTAACCGCTTCTGCCCAGAGTGCGGCACCAAGTTGTAAACCAAAATCCTGGATGGGTGAGAAGCCGGGTTTCTCTTAGAAACCCGGCTTCTGCTATGACAGCTTTTTCCCTACGCTAGGATTTAAAGGTTGTCTAGCGTCGGTTAATGAAATGAATAATCAGCATCTATCGTTGAACTCCAGTAGAGCCTGGATCTCGGCTGCAGCGATCGGGATCAGTGGAATGCTCATAGCCCTGCCTGCGATCGCTCAATCTACCCAAAATCCCACTTCTCCAACCCTGGAAGGACGCTGGCGGTTGGTTAATTCAGGTGAACGTCCTACTCCTCCGGTTGACCCACAAGCCACTCCAATCACGGCAGAATTCTCCGATGGTCGCCTCTTTGGTTCCGGTGGCTGTAACCGATACACCACCTCCTATCAAACCACGGGTCAGCAATTGCAAGTGGGAACGATCTCCTCTACTCGCATGGCTTGCCCAGAACCGATTATGGAACTGGAGTTTCGCTATTTGACAGCCTTGCAAGGAGCACAAAGCTACACGATCGATCAGCAGGGACTACAGATTACCTACAAAACGACTGAAGAAACAGGAGTTCTGCGGTTTGTTGCCGAACCCCCCCCAGAACCCTCATCTTTTATTATTCATTGGTAAATTTCTGAACTCTGAGCTACCAGGGTAGGCGGCTTCCGTCCCAGGAGAAAAACTGGCCGCTATCTTCCGGTTGCAACCTTGCAATCACATTCAGCAGTTGGGCAACTGTCTTTTCCACTGAAAATAATTTCTCAGGCAACACATTCCGCTGAAATGGTTTGGATAATCCTGTATCCGTAGTGCCAGGATGCAGCATCACCACCAACGTTTTTGGACTCTTACGGCTATACTCGATCGCCGTTGTTCGCATCAACATATTCAAAGCCGCTTTCGAGGCTCGATATCCATACCAGCCGCCTAACCGATTATCACCAATACTGCCAACCTTCGCGGAAATGCTGGCAAATACGCTGCGATCGCCATGCTTGATCAGGGGCAGCACCTGTTTGGCCAGTAATACTGCACCAATACTATTGACCTGAAAATAACGGATTAAGTGCTCGGCCTGAATCTGCTGTAAACTCTTTTCCGGTTGAATGCCATTCTCATGCAGAAACCCAACGCAATACAGTACGAAATGGAGTCGGCTCACCTGCCTTTGAATCTGCGCAATTCCCTGAGCGATTTGCGCTTCATCTGTAATATCCATTTGAATGAGGGTCAGGCGATCGGGATAGACGGCTGCGATCGCAGCCAGTTCTGCCGACACCTCAGTTCGATAGGTGACATAAAGGTGAGCGACTGAAACCTGAAACGGGTCAGTGAAATCAGGCTGCAATAAATGCCGGACAAACCCCAGCCCAATACCGCGATTTCCCCCAACAATTAGCCCATTAATTGATTCAAGTCCTGCAAATACTGACATGGGATTTTAGATTTTAGATTTTGGATTGCCATTCCATTTCCTCCTGATCCATCATCTCATCCAGAGGATCGGAAACCTGCTTGCCAGGAGCCAGGACTCCTGCACCTTATTTTTCTGCCGCTGCGTTCAAAAGAACAGTGGGATTCATCCCGAACTGCGCCAGCATCCACAAGGCCAATACGATAGTTCTGGCTAGCAACAAGACGGCTTTAAGAATTTGCTTCAATTGGGTCAGTTGCCTGTGCAGAGACTTTTCCCTGGCCAAGGCTTGTAGTCTTTAAGGTTAGGGCTACCTTGGGGAAAAACCTCTACAGCGGCAAAGAACCCTGTTGGCTAGAAGCCTTTCTAAAGACTGAAAAAGGGCATGAATATAGACCCCTCATGCGAGACAGGAAGGCATAACAAGTGACCAATGACCAATGCCGATTACAGTTGTTGTTGTCCTCAATGAATCAGAGTTTCGTATGCCTCAAGAATTAACACCTGCCAAAGTGGTTATCGTTGGTGCTGGATGGGCCGGATTAGGAGCCACTTATCATCTGGCAAAACAGGGATATGAGGTAACGCTGTTGGAAGCAGGGCCATACCCTGGGGGATTAGTAGCTGGTTGGAAGACGGCTCAGGGACGCTCGATTGAAGCAGGTATTCATGGATTCTGGTATCCCTACCGCAACATCTTTGCACTGATTGAGGAATTGGGCTTAAACCCTTTTACCGATTGGACGCGATCGTCCCAGTATTCTCCCGCTGGCCTGGAAGTGGAGTCCCCCATTTTTCAACGGGAACCCTTTTTACCCACTCCTCTAGGTACCTTTTTATATCCCCGCTTCAGGCGACTGCCCCTGAGCGATCGTTTGTCTGCCCTGCCACTGCTTTACGCCATGATTGATTTCGACAATTCAGATGACGCATGGCGACGCTATGATCCGGTCACAGCGCGAGAACTGTTTAAGCAATTTGGCGTTTCAGCGCGTCTGTACAGAGATGCCTTTGAACCGATGCTGCTGGTGGGTCTGTTTGCTCCCGGAGAACAGTGTTCCGCTGCTGCCGCTCTGGGTATGCTCTATTACTTTATCCTGGCGCACCAACCCAACTTTGATGTCGTCTGGTGTCGCGGAACCGTTGGGGAACAAATTTTTCGTCCCTGGATCGATCGCATTCAGCAAGTTGGAGGACGAGTACTCACCAATCAGCGCGTCACCGATCTGCTGATCGAACCAGATGCATCGGGAGCTAAACCCAAAGTCAGCAAAGTAGTTTGTGGTGAGGAATCTTTTGCTGCCGATGCTGTCATCTTTGCGGTAGGCGTGACCGGAATGCAGAAAATTGTCAGTACCAGTGCCAGCTTACGTCAGTTTCCAGAATTTTGTAATTTGATGAATTTGGGTGCGATCGATGTTCTGGCAACTCGACTATGGTTCGATCGCAAAGTCACGGTTCCTTTACCCTCGAATGCCTGCTTTGGATTCGATACTACAACAGGATGGACTTTTTTTGATCTCAATACCCTGCACGACGAATGGCGGGATGAACCGGGCAGCGTAATTGAGGCTGATTTCTACCATGCCAATCAACTATTACCGATGCCAGATGAGCAACTCATCGCCAAGGTGCATCGTGACTTGACCACTTGCATTCCCGGATTTGGTGCTGCTCAGGTGATCGATCGCAGTGTGGTACGATTGCCCAAGGCTGTAACCCACTTTTTGCCTGGAAGTTACCCTTCGATGCTACCGGGAACCACCCCCATCCAGAATGTGTTCATGAGTGGAGACTGGATTATCAACCGTCATGGTTCTTGGTCTCAGGAGAAAGCTTATGTGACTGGATTAGAGGCCGCTAATCGAGTCATTCAACAGTTCGGCAAGGGAACTTCAGCCTCAATCATTCCCATAGAATCCGATGAGCCTCACATTCAACTCGCCCGTAGATTGAATCAGGCTGCCCGCGACTGGCTGGGCAATTTTCTCCCTAACATCTGGCTCCCTTAAGATTTTGGCTTTGACGGCATCAGATTCTTATCTGAAACCCGCGTATACGACTACTCTTTGTAGGGTCGAATATCTGTTCGCCCCTACATGGGATGCAATAGACTGCTTGCAAATTGGAAACAACGTCGGATGGGCAAAGGGAAACGTTCCATCCGGTCATTCTGGCTGATTGGAATGGATACGCCAAGCTCTGCCCATCCTACGGATGATGATTGAGTCTAATAGGCAAGAGTTCTAATCCTGATTGACTGACAAAAGTTCCGAAAGGCTCATGTCTCTGTTGTCCACCCGCCCTAAAATAAATTTTGGGCTAACAGCGCAAGTCCATTCAAATGGACTGAAACTCTTGTCCAGTCATCTTTAGATGACTTTGGCGATGAGCCAGGAAATTGATTTCCTGGTGATGCAGCGGGTGTTCAGGAGATTTGTCAGTCAACCAGGTTCCAATCACTAATCAAGCGGATTTGATATTACATAGAAAGGCAGGAAGATGAAACCTTCCTGCCTTCTACTGCTGGTTGGCGATCTTCAGTTGATTCAGTGGAGAGATTTACCACAGTTAAACCAAGTCCAGCGAGAGAACGATCATTTTCCGATCAGAGAAACTCCGGCTCTGGACTTGGACAAGGTTTATGCGGAGACGCGATCGCTCTGATGAATCGCCAAGAATTGTTGAGTGTTCAGCACATTTCCTGGGCAAGAGTCCTTGAGAAAGGCATCTAAACGAATGCTATGTTGCTGATGCAAGTAGTGCTCGATTGTCGCCTCATCTACCCATCCTCTAGCCACAAGAACGTCGCCAAACAGCATTCCCGTCGCCTGCTGATCCCAAAGAGCCACCCGAATCTGATCATCGGTAAGCAAATTGGCCTCCCGTAAATAGACTCCCAGAGGTTTTGAGAGAAATTCGACGTAGGTTTGGTTTTCTGTATACATTTCGTTCATGGTGACTCAGTTCCCTGATTGCAAACATGATGAATTAACCCCATACGCCAAGAATTCCATAAATTCTCGGATAGAGTTCTCGGTTTTCAGGCGGAACCTTTTCCTCCATTAAGCTGAATGCATTTTAAGATGATCATGTTAGAACCCTATATTCCTAAGTGACCTGTAAATGTCTAATCAAACTCTGGGATTGAGCGATCGCCTCGCTGAGTATCTGAAATCAGTTTCGTTGCGGGAACCGGAAGTTCTGACCGAACTGCGGCAGGAAACATCCCACCACCCGATGAGCACAATGCAGATCGCTCCTGAACAGGGGCAGTTCATGGCCTTGCTGGTGCAGTTGATGGGTGCGAGAAAGACGCTAGAGATCGGTGTTTTTACGGGTTACAGTGCGTTGGTGGTCGCTCTGGCTCTGCCTGCCGATGGTAAGGTAGTGGCCTGTGATGTGAATGAGGAATTTACAGCGATCGCCCGCCGCTACTGGGAAAAAGCAGGAGTAACCAATAAAATTGACTTGCATCTGGCACCTGCCCTTGAAACATTGGATCAGCTTCTGGCGAGTGGTCAAGCCAATACCTTCGATTTTGCCTTTATTGACGCAGACAAAAGTAATTACGACAACTACTATGAACGGTCCTTGCAACTGGTTCGACCAGGAGGCTTAATTGCCATTGATAACGTTCTCTGGTCAGGAGCCGTCGCTGATCCTCAGATACAAGATACTCGGACAAATGCCATCCGCGCTCTCAACCAGAAATTGCATCAAGATGAACGAGTTACATTGAGCTTGATTCCAATTGCAGATGGGTTAACCCTGGCACTCAAACGTAGCTGACAAAGCAGAAGGAGAGCGGCAGAAGACAACGGGAAAAGACTACAGCATTAGCTACTGGCTTTTCTATTCCGCCTTCTGTTAGACCAGCCTAAACTTGTAGATCACTAAATCCTCATTTCTGGTTTTTAGCCAGTGTTGGTTTCGTCAAATCATGGCCACAGTGAATGTAAATTAAAAAAAACATCGCGATCGCTACTCAAAGTTGTATCCATTTTGGAAATGAGGAAATAGAATAAAATCAATACACTCTATTTCTGGGCAATCAACATGGCAGCCACCCCTGGAAAACGTTCAAAGGCAACGTTAGTCAAGAAAGAAATGGTTGAAGAAGCTAATTCTTTCCTGCAAGACTTACCGGAAAAGCAAAAAGAGGATCTATCCCTCAAAGAAGCCGTTAACAAGTTACGTGAACCGATTCAAGAAGCACTGGCAAAAGGTTACAGCTATCCCGATCTGGCAAAAATGTTGTCAGAAAAGGGGATTAAGATCAGTGCTCTGACGCTAAAAAACTACGCCCCCTCTGGCAGAAAGCAAAGTTCCAAAGCTAAAGCTAAACCCCGGAGAGCTAAAAAAGTTCAATCCGGTTCAGTCGCCTCGATCGAGTCTGTGTCTGACGAATCAGACTCTTCAGAGGCGGCAGAGACTCCTACTCCCAGATCCCGTCGAGGAGGAGGTAGAACTGCTGGCTCCAGAACAACATCAACAAAATCAACAGGTGCAAAAAACACTCGTCGTGCAACTTCAACGGCAAAAACAGGAGCTAAATCGACCAGCAGACGGCGTAAATCAACCGCTGCAGAATAGTTGTTGTTAACGGGTGCGTTTCTGATTGGAGCGTTGGTAACCTGGGTGAGTCAGTTACTGATCGCTCCTATTCTCTATCACTACACCAATTCGCCGAGCACTTCGGCGGCGAGTTCTCCCTGGGTCACTTTCTCAGTCACCAGGACGCGATACAACTCCATGCGACGGTAGAGTTGCTCCACGGTATCGCCTTCCCGTCGCCAGATTTGTGCTCTAATTACAGTAATTTCGTCTTGTGTCAGAATACCGTCTGCTGTGGCGCGTTTGATGACGGTTTTCAGCATTTCAAGTTGGTATACCTCTTTTACAGTTGGTTCCTTCGCATTTATCCATTCGATATGCATGATTTCTGCTTACTGACATACACATAACAGGGGTGATTATAGAAGAGCAACGGATGTGCGAAAGATGCATAGATTACGAAGAAGATTAAATTAAACCTTGTCCCAGTCCAGAACCGTAGTTTTTCTACAGGTATTTCAGGTTCGCTATCAGTCGTGGAAAATGGATTTTGTCGATCACACGCGATCGCCAATACAGCAGCCAGGAGGATACAACTACACAATCTGCCGAATGAGGCAGAGAATGGAAGTGGCAACCGGGATAGGGGGATATCTCGTCCCTTAGCCTGAGTTACGGATTTTGACTGGAAATTGATGAAGGTTTGAAATAGAACGAGTTCCAGGCTGATCAGTTACATGGACAGAATGTAGATGCAGGTAAACCGCCATTCCTTTCCCAGAGATTCTATCCAGTGGACGATCGCCCGTCTGCAAGCTAGCCTGGTCAGGTTGATTAACCGACGCACCATCTTGCTATTGTCTATCCTGCTGCTCACCGGGATTGCAGGGACATTGTGGAGTACGTTTCAGTTATCATCCAACCTGATTCAATCTCAAGCGCTGCAAAACGCTGAGTTATACGCCCAGGCCATTAACGAGGCCCGAACTCTCTATAGCTCTAAAGCCGTAGATCGCGTGAAAACAGTAGCCGGAGTCACGATTACCGATAACTATACTCAGCAAGCTCATGCGATTCCAATACCTGCCACCTACTTAATTGAATTGGGCGAAACCCTCAGTCAGCAAAATCCTGGGATGTCTGTGCGGCTTTTCAGCAACTATCCTTTTGCCAAACGCAAGCAGCAGGGCGGCCCCAGAGATGAATTTGAACGGGAGGCATTACACTTTCTGGAACAAAATCCCAAACAGATGTATGTGCGGGTGGAACCTTACCAGGGGCGGTTGGCTCTACGATTTGCCCAGGCGGATATCATGAAGCCCAGTTGCGTCAGTTGTCACAATACTCACCCCGATAGCCCGAAACGAGATTGGAAAGTGGGAGATGTCCGGGGTGCCCTGGAAATCACTCGTCCTCTGGATAGTTTCATGGCGAAAACTAATACTGGCCTGGGTGGTATTTTTGCGGCTCTGGCCACACTCTCCTTGTTGGCCTTAGTCGGGGTGGGTCTGGTCATTAGTCGGTTACGGCAAACGTCCAAGGAACTGGAATTGAGAGTCATTGAACGCACTGCAGAATTGCGCCGCACCAATCAGAAACTGGCAGAGGAACAAGAAAAGTCGGAACGGTTATTGTTGAATATCCTGCCACCGCCGATCGCCCAAAAATTGAAGGATGGCGAAACGAATATTGCCGATGGCTTTGCTTCTGTAACCATCCTGTTTGCCGATCTGGTCAACTTTACCGAGTTATCGGAACAGGTCTCACCAACGGAATTAGTCGCCTTGCTCAATGAAATCTTTAGCCGCTTCGATCGCTTAACAGAACGCTATGGTCTGGAAAAGATCAAAACCATTGGCGATGCCTATATGGTTGTTGGTGGTCTACCCGTTCCCCGTGCTGATCATGCTCAGGCGATCGCGGATTTTGCCCTGGATATGCAGCGTGAAATTCAGCAGTTCAACCGGGAGTATCGGCAGGAATGCAGTATCCGTATCGGCATCAACACCGGACCAGTAGTGGCTGGAGTGATTGGTACCCGCAAGTTCATCTATGACCTGTGGGGCGATGCGGTGAATATGGCCAGCCGCATGGAAGCTCACGGGATTGCCAACGCGATTCAAGTTTCCCAGGCAACCTATGAACAACTCAAGGATCAATACACCTTCGAACCGCGCGGACTGATTACGGTCAAAGGAAAAGGCTCCATTTCGGCCTATCTATTGACTGGAAGAAAGCAATCGTATTAGAACATTTTTCCTGGGCCACCGTGCGGACTATATTCTTTCTGCCCATCTTTGCCCCCATACCGTAAACTCATCTATTTACTATTGCTTGCGATCGTCACTATTGCTTGCGATCGCCCAATTCCCGGTTAGCTACAACAAGTGTTTCAAATTGGGGTCAGCTTGAAGTTCTTTCAGGACGTTTTTGATTTCCTGGGTGCGGTCTTTTTTCACAATTAGAGTGACTTTGCCATCGCGGACGATCACAGTATCTTCCAGGCCGATCGTCACAATCACATCATCATTATCTGTGGCGTAAAAGAGTGCCCCTTGGGTGTCCAATCCCACATGACGAGCCAGTTCCACATTCGGATTGTCGCCTTTCAGTAACCGCTCGATCGCATTCCAATCGCCCAGATCATCCCAGCCAAAGGCCACAGGTAACACATAGGCTTGCTGGGTTTTTTCCATCAGGGCATAGTCAATACTCTTCTTCGGCAGATCGGCATAGGCGGCGACTCCCTTCTCTTCGATCGGGCCGAGGATTTCGGGCGCATAGGTCAACAATTCATCCAGCGTCACACCTGCCCGGAACACGAACATCCCACTGTTCCAGCTAAATTTACCAGTGGCCAGGAACTGTTCTGCCGTTTCACGATCGGGCTTCTCCGTAAAGCGATCGACGCGATAGGCTGGAAAACTGGCTCCATTGGCGGCTGGATTTGCGCCGTAGTAACCCGCCTCGGTACCCTGTTGAATGTATCCATATCCTGTCGCAGGGTAGGTGGGAGTAATGCCCAGGGTAACGATCGCTGCTTCTTTGGCCGCCAGTTCTGCTGCTGCGGTCAACGTTGCCTGAAAAGTTGCCTGATCCGCAATCCAGTGATCGGCGGGAAAGAATCCCACTACCGCATCGTTGCCATAGCGTCGGGCAATTTCCAGCGTACTCCAGGCCACTGCCGGAGCCGTATCCCGCCCTTCCGGTTCTACCAGTAAGTTGGCTTCTGGCAAGTCAGGCAGTTGTTCCCGTACCCCATCCGCCAGGTGAGCCGCCGTCACTACCCACAGGTTCTCCCAACCTTCTGCGACCTCCAGTAACCGTTCTGCTGTCGCCTGTAACAAGCTTTTGCCACTGCCATCCAGGCTGAGAAACTGCTTGGGACGATGTTTGCGGCTGAGGGGCCAGAAGCGCTCACCCTTACCACCAGCAAGGATGACGGGAATGAGGGAGGGGTTACTCATAAAATTTGTTGCTCCAATGGGGGACGATCAACCGCAGATATCCAACACGGTAGATCCACTTTAGTTTTGACTAAATCGCTGAGGATTGCACAGTCCAGGTCGAGGGATCTTTATGAGATCTTTATCGGAAGCGCCATTTGTCATTCGTCATCAGTTAAGGGTTAGTCTGAAGCTAAAACTTTCCCATCCTTTCCCTACCTTCCCACTCATCCACCCCCTGCCTCTCCCTTGCCCTCACTCCCCTCTCCATCCAAATCAAACTCCTGACTCCAATCTGGAATCTCCTCACCCGATCGCCGCCCGTACAGTTGCAATTGGATGAAAGCACGTAGAGGCAGACGTTTGAGTTGACTGAGGGTGAGGGAAGCCATCTCAGCGGGATGAGGAACCGGGTTAGCTTCAAACAGAATTTGCAGGCGATTGGATTTCAGATTGGTTCTGGCGATCGTGCCCAGTGGTTGTAGCGATTGATTCAGCAAAGTTGTTAACTGGGCTAACCAATCTGAGGAAGACATCTGTGCTGAGTCTGCATTGGGAATAGCCTGCCCTGGACTGGACTGAGTCATGGGGGTTTGCGGCAGGACTTCGCTGGCGTTGGGAATGTCTTCCGGCAGAATGGTGGTGAGAATTTCATCGGTGAGGGTGTTGATCACGGCTAACCGATTGGCCTGT from Leptodesmis sichuanensis A121 includes:
- a CDS encoding NAD(P)-dependent alcohol dehydrogenase — encoded protein: MKAAVINQYGPPGVLRYVDVDRPSIKPNQMLVKVHASSVNPIDWKIRRGMLQFLTGRSFPIILGFDVSGEVVKVGDRVTRFKPGDLIYARLDQLVGGAYAEYAAVSEKVAALKPANMTHAQAAAVPLAGLTALQALRDEGKLEVGHQVLINGASGGVGTFAVQLAKVLGAGEVTGVCSRPNSDLVASLGADRVIDYTQQDFTQDSVKYDIIFDVVGNRSFLDCKKVLQPKGVYITTQPFPTDFLQSFLTYLLPGQKYQVILMKSNHDDLAFLAEQIEEGKIRAVIDRTYPLSELAAAHAYSEEGHAIGKIVITMDRE
- the ilvB gene encoding biosynthetic-type acetolactate synthase large subunit, translating into MQLQHVAVQRATGAYALMDSLKRHGVKHIFGYPGGAILPIYDELYRFEARGELQHILVRHEQGAAHAADGYARATGQVGVCFGTSGPGATNLVTGIATAHMDSIPMVVITGQVPRHAIGSDAFQETDIYGITLPIVKHSYVVRDPKDMARTIAEAFYIASTGRPGPVLVDIPKDVGAEEFDYVPVEPGSVKLPGYRPTLKGHPNQIAHALKLIRQAKQPLLYVGGGAIAASAHAEVKQLAELFNLPVTTTLMGIGAFDEHHPLSVGMLGMHGTAYANFAVMECDLLIAVGARFDDRVTGKLNEFAPHAKVIHIDIDPAEVGKNRAPDVPIVGDVRNVLTDLLRRSQEDGDVPDSERNRAWLKRIDRWREDYPLVVPHYADSLSPQEVIVEIGNQAPHAIYTTDVGQHQMWAAQFLKNGPRRWISSAGLGTMGYGMPAAMGAKVAIPDQDVICISGDASFQMNLQELGTLAHYGIKVKVVIINNGWQGMVRQWQEAFYGERYSASNMAPSMPDFVKLCEAYGLKGLVVRSRDELKGAIAEMLAHDGPVVLDAHVKRDENCYPMVPAGKNNSQMVGLPEHKRLEKVAELIYCSSCGAKNISTNRFCPECGTKL
- a CDS encoding META domain-containing protein, which codes for MNNQHLSLNSSRAWISAAAIGISGMLIALPAIAQSTQNPTSPTLEGRWRLVNSGERPTPPVDPQATPITAEFSDGRLFGSGGCNRYTTSYQTTGQQLQVGTISSTRMACPEPIMELEFRYLTALQGAQSYTIDQQGLQITYKTTEETGVLRFVAEPPPEPSSFIIHW
- a CDS encoding SDR family NAD(P)-dependent oxidoreductase; the encoded protein is MSVFAGLESINGLIVGGNRGIGLGFVRHLLQPDFTDPFQVSVAHLYVTYRTEVSAELAAIAAVYPDRLTLIQMDITDEAQIAQGIAQIQRQVSRLHFVLYCVGFLHENGIQPEKSLQQIQAEHLIRYFQVNSIGAVLLAKQVLPLIKHGDRSVFASISAKVGSIGDNRLGGWYGYRASKAALNMLMRTTAIEYSRKSPKTLVVMLHPGTTDTGLSKPFQRNVLPEKLFSVEKTVAQLLNVIARLQPEDSGQFFSWDGSRLPW
- a CDS encoding hydroxysqualene dehydroxylase — protein: MPITVVVVLNESEFRMPQELTPAKVVIVGAGWAGLGATYHLAKQGYEVTLLEAGPYPGGLVAGWKTAQGRSIEAGIHGFWYPYRNIFALIEELGLNPFTDWTRSSQYSPAGLEVESPIFQREPFLPTPLGTFLYPRFRRLPLSDRLSALPLLYAMIDFDNSDDAWRRYDPVTARELFKQFGVSARLYRDAFEPMLLVGLFAPGEQCSAAAALGMLYYFILAHQPNFDVVWCRGTVGEQIFRPWIDRIQQVGGRVLTNQRVTDLLIEPDASGAKPKVSKVVCGEESFAADAVIFAVGVTGMQKIVSTSASLRQFPEFCNLMNLGAIDVLATRLWFDRKVTVPLPSNACFGFDTTTGWTFFDLNTLHDEWRDEPGSVIEADFYHANQLLPMPDEQLIAKVHRDLTTCIPGFGAAQVIDRSVVRLPKAVTHFLPGSYPSMLPGTTPIQNVFMSGDWIINRHGSWSQEKAYVTGLEAANRVIQQFGKGTSASIIPIESDEPHIQLARRLNQAARDWLGNFLPNIWLP
- a CDS encoding class I SAM-dependent methyltransferase, which gives rise to MSNQTLGLSDRLAEYLKSVSLREPEVLTELRQETSHHPMSTMQIAPEQGQFMALLVQLMGARKTLEIGVFTGYSALVVALALPADGKVVACDVNEEFTAIARRYWEKAGVTNKIDLHLAPALETLDQLLASGQANTFDFAFIDADKSNYDNYYERSLQLVRPGGLIAIDNVLWSGAVADPQIQDTRTNAIRALNQKLHQDERVTLSLIPIADGLTLALKRS